In one Bryobacteraceae bacterium genomic region, the following are encoded:
- a CDS encoding Gfo/Idh/MocA family oxidoreductase, giving the protein MNRRYFLPTVAVAATRRAVAASDRIRIALMGVRGRGRSLTASFCAQPDVDVAYVCDVDESVVEPAFGIIDKSGRKRPPLVADIRRCLDDRDIDAIVMGTPLHWHAPGTILACAAGKDVYVEKPVSHNVREGRLMVEAARRNNRIVQVGSQLPSLPVTQAFHGYVRSGKLGRILGAKVWNVQLRRNIGHKEDEPVPAGIEFDTWTGPLPQMPFNRNRFHSTVNWHWHYGAGDIANDGVHELDIARRALDVKLPLSVSGMGRKMYFDDDQQTPDTMNLTYDFGGLVIFYEQRLWNPYGLEGCDNGVAVYGDRAVAQFGKFRGRDWGYRVFDDKNVEIHSEQHDGSSIDQPHARDFLDSMRSRKPPRVEIEEGHWASSLAHLGNIVARTGRTVRFDSAAEAITGDSEANALVRRDYRAHWSTPKEA; this is encoded by the coding sequence ATGAATCGGCGGTACTTTCTTCCCACGGTCGCGGTAGCCGCGACCCGGCGCGCGGTGGCGGCATCGGACAGAATTCGCATCGCGTTGATGGGCGTTCGCGGGCGGGGCCGAAGCCTCACGGCATCGTTCTGCGCGCAGCCGGATGTCGACGTCGCCTACGTCTGCGACGTGGATGAGAGCGTCGTTGAGCCCGCTTTCGGGATCATCGACAAGTCCGGCCGAAAACGTCCGCCGCTGGTGGCGGATATCCGCCGCTGCCTCGACGACCGCGACATCGACGCGATTGTCATGGGCACTCCGCTGCACTGGCACGCGCCGGGGACCATTCTCGCGTGCGCGGCGGGCAAGGATGTCTACGTCGAAAAGCCGGTCTCGCACAACGTGCGCGAAGGGCGACTGATGGTGGAGGCGGCGCGCCGCAACAACCGCATCGTCCAGGTGGGCTCGCAGTTGCCCAGCCTGCCCGTCACGCAGGCGTTCCATGGCTACGTCCGCTCGGGTAAGCTCGGGCGGATTCTCGGGGCCAAGGTTTGGAACGTGCAACTGCGCCGCAACATCGGCCACAAGGAAGACGAGCCGGTCCCCGCCGGAATCGAGTTCGACACCTGGACCGGACCCCTGCCGCAAATGCCCTTCAACCGGAATCGGTTTCACTCCACCGTCAACTGGCATTGGCACTACGGAGCCGGCGACATCGCCAACGACGGCGTGCACGAACTCGACATCGCCCGGCGCGCGCTCGACGTAAAGCTCCCCCTGTCGGTCTCCGGCATGGGACGCAAGATGTACTTCGACGACGACCAGCAGACGCCGGACACTATGAACCTCACCTACGACTTCGGCGGCCTCGTGATCTTCTACGAGCAGCGGCTCTGGAATCCGTACGGACTCGAAGGGTGCGACAACGGCGTGGCCGTATATGGCGACCGCGCCGTGGCCCAGTTCGGCAAGTTCCGCGGGCGGGATTGGGGATACCGCGTTTTCGACGACAAGAACGTGGAGATCCACTCCGAACAGCACGACGGTTCGTCGATCGACCAGCCCCACGCGCGCGATTTTCTCGACTCCATGCGTTCGCGAAAGCCTCCACGCGTGGAGATCGAAGAAGGGCACTGGGCGAGCTCGCTCGCGCACCTCGGCAATATCGTGGCGCGCACCGGGCGAACCGTCCGGTTCGACTCCGCGGCGGAAGCGATCACCGGTGACTCCGAAGCGAACGCGCTGGTGCGGCGCGACTATCGGGCGCATTGGTCGACGCCCAAGGAGGCCTGA
- a CDS encoding PQQ-binding-like beta-propeller repeat protein, whose product MTKTALLVFGFTASLTAQDARSLFEKHCAVCHGDGRGTERGPNLANNRRVRSGTVAQLRAVIRDGVSGRGMPAFDLPSADLDALTSLVRGFSAPAAESDPPGDRAAGERYFFGAGGCSRCHMALGRGAASGPDLSTVGRELTLGEIEQSIRNPSAKIRPGYRSVVAVLRDGRRLEGFARNESRYNLQLQDRAGVFHLLDASELGSVTHSKESAMKASACTAEQCRDVIAYVASLTGLRAGMRGQPLAKEGGAPFSGIARPARGDWPTYHGLLTGNRHSELDQITPANVATLALKWIFPINHQTLEGTPVVIGGVMYVTGPNAVWALDARAGRTLWRYERPMSGESRGDPAKGTNRGVAVLGDRVFMVTDNAHLLALHRVTGQLLWETRIEGDDPARTNLGNTSAPLVVNSMVVAGISGGDLGMRGFLDAYDAVSGERVWRFWTVPKPGEPGSETWRGTALAQYGGGAATWMTGTFDPETNVIFWGTGNPYPAMNGDQRQGDNLYSDSVLAIDAATGRLKWHYQFTPHDLYDWDGGQTPMIVNRKYRGRERKLLIQANRNGFFYVFDRTNGELLLAEKFVDRLNWATGIGTDGRPIVVPGLEPTRDGTRVCPNVLGATNWPSMAHNPATGYFYVMSREACGVYAKPPAWNPKPIELEPGQMFLRALDPETGKRVWEVPQIGPADSWGGVLSTGGVIFFGEDSGALGAVDARTGKDLWRVQTNASAALGDGHSWRSSPMTYMAGGKQYIAFTAGPNVLCFGLP is encoded by the coding sequence ATGACAAAAACGGCACTTCTTGTTTTTGGTTTCACGGCCTCGCTCACCGCGCAGGATGCCCGGAGTCTCTTCGAGAAGCACTGCGCGGTGTGCCATGGCGACGGCCGGGGCACCGAGCGCGGACCCAATCTGGCGAATAACCGCCGCGTCCGTTCCGGCACGGTGGCGCAGCTTCGCGCCGTGATCCGCGATGGCGTGTCCGGCCGCGGCATGCCGGCGTTCGATCTGCCGTCCGCCGATCTGGACGCGCTCACTTCGCTTGTGCGCGGGTTCAGCGCTCCGGCCGCCGAGAGCGACCCGCCCGGCGACCGCGCCGCCGGCGAACGCTACTTCTTCGGGGCCGGCGGCTGCTCGCGGTGTCACATGGCGCTCGGCCGCGGCGCCGCGTCCGGGCCGGATCTCTCGACGGTGGGGCGCGAACTGACGCTCGGTGAGATCGAGCAATCGATCCGCAATCCTTCGGCGAAGATCCGGCCGGGCTATCGGAGCGTGGTGGCGGTCCTCCGCGACGGCCGGCGGCTGGAGGGTTTCGCACGCAATGAGAGCCGGTACAACTTACAGCTTCAGGACCGGGCCGGCGTCTTCCATCTTCTGGACGCATCGGAGCTTGGCAGCGTCACGCATTCGAAGGAATCGGCGATGAAAGCGTCCGCCTGCACGGCGGAGCAGTGCCGCGACGTCATCGCCTATGTCGCTTCGCTCACCGGCCTGCGGGCAGGGATGCGGGGACAGCCGCTGGCCAAGGAAGGCGGCGCGCCGTTCTCCGGTATCGCGCGGCCCGCTCGCGGAGACTGGCCCACCTACCATGGGTTGCTCACCGGCAACCGCCACAGCGAGCTCGACCAGATCACGCCGGCGAACGTGGCAACGCTCGCGCTGAAGTGGATCTTCCCGATCAACCATCAGACGCTCGAGGGAACGCCGGTTGTCATCGGCGGGGTCATGTACGTGACCGGTCCGAACGCGGTTTGGGCGCTCGACGCGCGGGCCGGCCGCACGCTCTGGCGCTACGAGCGGCCGATGTCGGGCGAGTCGCGCGGCGATCCAGCCAAGGGTACCAATCGCGGCGTAGCTGTGCTTGGCGACCGCGTCTTCATGGTTACAGACAACGCCCACTTGCTCGCGCTCCATCGCGTGACTGGCCAGCTACTCTGGGAAACGCGCATTGAAGGCGACGACCCGGCACGTACCAACCTTGGGAACACGTCGGCTCCGCTCGTCGTCAACAGCATGGTGGTCGCCGGGATTTCCGGTGGCGACCTCGGCATGCGCGGTTTCCTCGACGCCTACGACGCGGTGAGCGGCGAACGCGTCTGGCGGTTCTGGACCGTCCCCAAGCCCGGTGAGCCGGGTTCGGAAACATGGCGCGGGACGGCGCTCGCGCAATACGGCGGCGGCGCGGCCACTTGGATGACCGGGACGTTCGATCCCGAGACGAACGTCATCTTCTGGGGCACTGGCAATCCCTACCCGGCCATGAACGGCGACCAGCGCCAGGGCGACAACCTCTACTCGGATTCCGTGCTGGCGATTGACGCAGCCACCGGGCGGCTGAAGTGGCACTATCAATTCACGCCGCATGATCTCTACGATTGGGACGGAGGCCAGACGCCAATGATCGTCAATCGCAAATACCGCGGGCGGGAGCGGAAGTTACTCATCCAGGCGAACCGCAACGGCTTCTTCTATGTCTTCGACCGCACGAACGGCGAGTTACTGCTGGCGGAGAAGTTCGTGGACCGGTTGAACTGGGCCACCGGCATCGGCACGGACGGGCGGCCAATTGTGGTCCCCGGGCTCGAACCCACGCGCGACGGGACGAGAGTATGCCCGAATGTGCTCGGTGCGACGAACTGGCCGTCGATGGCGCACAATCCGGCTACGGGCTATTTTTACGTAATGTCGCGCGAGGCGTGCGGCGTCTACGCCAAGCCCCCGGCGTGGAATCCGAAGCCAATCGAACTCGAACCTGGGCAGATGTTCCTGCGCGCGCTTGATCCGGAAACCGGCAAGCGCGTCTGGGAGGTTCCACAGATCGGTCCCGCCGATAGCTGGGGCGGCGTGCTCTCAACCGGCGGCGTGATTTTCTTCGGCGAGGACAGCGGCGCGCTCGGCGCGGTGGACGCCCGCACAGGCAAGGATCTTTGGCGCGTGCAGACCAATGCGTCGGCCGCGCTCGGCGACGGCCACAGTTGGCGGTCGTCGCCGATGACGTACATGGCCGGCGGGAAACAATACATCGCTTTCACCGCCGGTCCGAACGTTCTGTGCTTCGGCCTGCCATAG
- a CDS encoding CehA/McbA family metallohydrolase, with amino-acid sequence MGHSHPSRREILSRIPVLTGGSLLLPLHGQKPDTSAPAVIRGTITDANGAGVAAKVRVVETGTGRAWFPADSIKTMPDRPGSAEVMRYFYAKARYEVAVPPGRYRIEVVRGIAHAPAVGFTEVGSGITHQENIRIAPLAGWNSEGWYSGNTHTHYHLQIDENPDDRLRVVPPAEALDVSVISYLIRNDSPYITNRYKVGRLPQFSRDGTLMDMGEEARNNHTFEGFGYGHVLFLNIPKPIEPVSTGILSADGKTPDFPTLTMLCEQARALGGTTVWCHNGSGIEVPVAAALGHLDAYNVADGLDADYARYYRLLNCGFRIPVSSGTDWWIYDHNRVYVKVEGAFTYDSWLAGLRAGRTFVTNGPLVDFAVNGQGPGTEAAVGERAQVRVKVASRLPFDRVELIHDGEVIAEQMSIGGAVSAIEREVPFDRGGWLAARVISSARSHGGARVFAHTSPVYCRLAGTPFRRAEAAGAFVDEIEASLRLIRKSFRFASDADRAVALGKFDQGRAAFLKIAGGTA; translated from the coding sequence ATGGGCCACAGCCACCCTTCACGGCGCGAGATCCTCAGCCGGATCCCGGTCCTCACGGGCGGTTCCCTCCTTCTTCCGCTGCACGGCCAGAAGCCGGACACCTCCGCGCCGGCGGTGATCCGCGGCACGATTACCGATGCCAACGGCGCAGGAGTCGCCGCCAAGGTTCGCGTCGTCGAAACGGGAACCGGCCGAGCTTGGTTCCCTGCCGATTCGATCAAGACGATGCCGGATCGCCCAGGGAGCGCCGAGGTGATGCGCTACTTCTACGCGAAGGCGCGTTACGAAGTGGCCGTGCCGCCGGGCCGCTACCGGATCGAGGTGGTGCGGGGAATCGCGCACGCGCCGGCCGTCGGGTTCACCGAAGTCGGTTCCGGAATCACGCACCAAGAGAACATCCGCATCGCTCCGCTCGCCGGCTGGAATAGCGAAGGCTGGTACTCGGGCAACACCCACACCCACTATCACCTGCAAATCGACGAGAATCCGGACGACCGCCTCCGCGTCGTTCCGCCAGCCGAAGCGCTCGACGTCAGCGTGATCAGCTACCTCATCCGTAACGACTCGCCGTATATCACCAACCGGTACAAAGTCGGCCGGCTCCCGCAGTTCTCCCGCGACGGCACGCTGATGGACATGGGCGAAGAGGCCCGCAATAACCACACATTCGAAGGCTTCGGCTATGGACACGTCCTGTTCCTGAATATCCCAAAGCCGATCGAGCCGGTTTCCACCGGCATTCTTTCCGCCGACGGCAAGACGCCCGACTTCCCCACCCTCACCATGCTCTGCGAGCAGGCCCGCGCCCTCGGCGGAACCACCGTCTGGTGCCACAACGGCTCCGGCATCGAAGTACCGGTTGCCGCCGCCCTCGGCCACCTCGACGCCTACAACGTCGCTGATGGGCTCGACGCCGACTATGCGCGCTACTACCGCCTTCTCAACTGCGGTTTCCGCATCCCGGTGTCGTCGGGCACCGATTGGTGGATCTACGATCACAATCGCGTCTACGTGAAGGTGGAGGGAGCGTTCACCTACGACTCGTGGCTGGCCGGCTTGCGCGCGGGACGGACGTTCGTAACCAACGGTCCGCTGGTCGACTTCGCAGTGAACGGACAGGGACCAGGAACCGAGGCCGCCGTGGGCGAACGCGCCCAGGTACGCGTGAAGGTCGCCTCGCGGCTGCCTTTCGACCGCGTGGAACTGATCCACGACGGAGAAGTGATCGCCGAGCAAATGTCCATCGGCGGCGCCGTCTCCGCGATCGAACGCGAAGTGCCGTTCGATCGCGGCGGGTGGCTAGCCGCCCGCGTGATCTCGAGCGCCCGCAGCCACGGCGGCGCGCGGGTGTTCGCCCACACCAGTCCGGTATACTGCCGCCTTGCCGGGACGCCTTTCCGGCGCGCGGAAGCGGCTGGTGCGTTCGTCGATGAGATTGAGGCGTCGCTGCGGCTCATCCGCAAGAGCTTCCGCTTCGCGTCGGACGCCGATCGCGCGGTGGCGCTCGGCAAGTTTGACCAGGGGCGCGCGGCGTTCCTGAAGATCGCCGGCGGTACGGCTTAG
- a CDS encoding sugar-binding protein, giving the protein MPFWRALPVVWLVAYAWPQKPDLNHYPIHVPKLGRAPAIDGDLGDWKDTAFSDGVWDIERVRHASWFDSKINRLTDHGGEASAAQDLGARYYIAWDDRYLYLGAEVTDNVNDTADPAHEAKRWYYKDAICWFVEAPRLAPAKKFGEADNAFCFVADAHRPDYGAWWRHGSPEKTYIEEALGPRADYALRMTKRGTGDFVLEARVDIVATLGASSPRWRAPREGDVYGLEIVHTDPDGGGYGGHLLIYGRGDDDATWGWMQLTGPATPIERRPQ; this is encoded by the coding sequence ATGCCTTTCTGGCGCGCGCTTCCAGTTGTCTGGCTCGTTGCATACGCTTGGCCGCAGAAACCGGACCTGAACCACTATCCGATCCACGTTCCGAAACTCGGGCGCGCTCCCGCCATCGACGGCGACCTGGGTGATTGGAAGGACACGGCGTTCAGCGACGGTGTTTGGGATATCGAACGCGTTCGGCACGCTTCGTGGTTCGACTCGAAGATCAACCGCCTTACCGATCACGGAGGCGAGGCCAGCGCCGCGCAGGATCTCGGCGCGCGCTACTACATCGCCTGGGACGACCGCTACCTCTACCTTGGAGCGGAGGTGACTGACAATGTCAACGACACGGCCGACCCGGCGCATGAGGCGAAGCGCTGGTACTACAAAGACGCGATCTGCTGGTTCGTTGAAGCGCCGCGGCTGGCGCCGGCGAAGAAGTTCGGCGAGGCCGACAACGCCTTCTGTTTCGTCGCCGACGCGCACCGTCCGGACTATGGCGCGTGGTGGCGCCACGGGTCACCTGAGAAAACGTACATTGAGGAGGCGCTGGGGCCGCGCGCCGACTACGCGCTCCGCATGACGAAGCGAGGCACGGGCGATTTCGTGCTGGAGGCTCGGGTTGACATCGTGGCGACGCTCGGCGCCAGTTCGCCCCGCTGGCGCGCGCCGCGCGAGGGGGACGTCTACGGTCTGGAAATCGTCCACACCGATCCCGACGGCGGCGGCTACGGCGGCCACCTGCTGATCTACGGCCGCGGCGACGACGACGCGACCTGGGGTTGGATGCAGCTCACGGGTCCGGCGACGCCCATCGAAAGAAGACCACAATGA
- a CDS encoding Gfo/Idh/MocA family oxidoreductase: MTRRTFSAAALASQVRAAGGPIEVALLTHADGPHLGAYLEGLAKTGEASAVHLCDAKGSTFESARKALGAKLAGTYTSPRALFEARKPPLAIVTMEAAAAPPAINAALDAGCHVMAEKPACVRAADFAPLAAKANANGRQLMLALANRVDPVMREARSLVADGKIGRVYGMELHTIADQTRLTRAEYQRSWFSSKARGGGGHLIWLGIHWLDLAMFLAGSKITDVAGFTANVGGQPIDVEDSAAISFRFDNGTLGNITSAYFLDKGKHLFIKIWGSDGWIEINHGSGDPLEWYSKGKTGRYQAPDGVVTGYTAWVRHVVRAAAGMEPPALSPDESLYVLKTIFASYKAAESGRSQRVT, encoded by the coding sequence ATGACGAGACGAACGTTTTCCGCGGCGGCGCTCGCGTCGCAGGTGCGGGCGGCAGGGGGGCCAATCGAGGTCGCGCTGCTGACTCACGCCGACGGCCCGCATCTGGGCGCGTATCTGGAAGGCTTGGCGAAGACCGGCGAGGCATCCGCCGTGCACTTGTGCGACGCCAAAGGCTCGACGTTCGAGTCGGCCCGCAAAGCGCTCGGGGCCAAGCTCGCCGGAACCTACACATCGCCGCGCGCCCTCTTCGAGGCGCGCAAACCGCCACTCGCGATCGTCACGATGGAGGCCGCCGCCGCGCCGCCGGCCATCAACGCCGCTCTCGACGCCGGGTGCCATGTGATGGCGGAAAAGCCGGCCTGCGTCCGCGCCGCCGATTTCGCACCCCTCGCCGCCAAGGCGAATGCGAATGGCCGGCAGCTCATGCTCGCGCTCGCCAACCGCGTAGACCCGGTGATGCGGGAGGCGCGCTCCTTGGTCGCTGACGGAAAGATCGGACGCGTGTACGGGATGGAACTGCACACCATCGCCGACCAGACGCGGCTGACGCGGGCCGAGTATCAACGGTCTTGGTTTTCGAGCAAGGCGCGCGGCGGCGGCGGCCACCTAATCTGGCTCGGAATTCACTGGCTCGATCTGGCGATGTTCCTCGCCGGATCGAAAATCACCGATGTCGCCGGGTTCACCGCCAACGTGGGCGGGCAGCCGATCGACGTCGAAGACTCGGCGGCCATCTCGTTTCGCTTCGACAACGGCACGCTCGGCAACATCACGTCGGCCTACTTCCTCGACAAGGGCAAGCACCTGTTCATCAAGATCTGGGGATCGGACGGGTGGATCGAGATCAACCACGGCTCCGGCGATCCGCTCGAGTGGTATTCGAAAGGAAAGACCGGGCGCTACCAGGCGCCCGACGGCGTCGTCACCGGTTACACGGCGTGGGTGCGCCATGTTGTGCGCGCGGCAGCGGGCATGGAGCCGCCGGCGCTTTCACCGGATGAAAGCCTCTACGTCCTGAAGACGATCTTCGCTTCGTACAAGGCCGCCGAATCCGGGCGATCGCAGCGCGTAACCTAG
- a CDS encoding DUF1080 domain-containing protein produces MHRLLFAGTIACVLSAAGVEKGFTPLFDGKTLNGWTLVDKGKPGMGYIVQDGAIVCPKDGGGNLLTDKEFANFVLRFDFKFEPGGNNGIGIRAPVAGDIAYTGMEIQVLDHDHERYKGKLKPTQYHGSIYDVVPAKTGALKPAGEWNSEEIMADGRHIKVTLNGKVIVDANLDDVKDPAVLKKHPGLTRTSGRVGFLGHGSLVEFRNIRIKDLK; encoded by the coding sequence ATGCACCGATTGCTTTTCGCCGGGACCATTGCCTGCGTGCTCAGCGCCGCGGGCGTCGAGAAGGGATTCACACCGCTGTTCGACGGCAAGACTCTGAACGGCTGGACGCTCGTGGACAAGGGTAAGCCGGGAATGGGCTATATCGTTCAGGACGGCGCAATCGTGTGCCCGAAGGACGGGGGCGGCAATCTGCTTACTGATAAGGAATTCGCGAATTTCGTCCTGCGGTTCGATTTCAAGTTTGAGCCCGGTGGTAACAACGGGATCGGGATCCGTGCCCCAGTAGCGGGCGACATCGCCTACACGGGCATGGAAATCCAGGTGCTCGATCATGACCATGAACGCTACAAGGGCAAGCTCAAACCGACCCAATACCACGGGTCCATCTACGACGTGGTCCCGGCCAAGACTGGCGCGTTGAAGCCAGCCGGCGAGTGGAACAGCGAGGAAATCATGGCCGACGGCCGCCACATCAAGGTGACCCTGAACGGGAAGGTGATCGTGGACGCGAACCTCGATGACGTGAAGGATCCGGCCGTGCTCAAGAAGCACCCCGGCTTGACGCGGACTTCGGGGCGCGTCGGATTCCTGGGCCACGGCTCGCTCGTCGAGTTCCGCAATATCCGAATCAAAGATCTGAAGTAG
- a CDS encoding electron transfer flavoprotein subunit beta/FixA family protein: MKILVAIKQVPARDSQLRVAASGRWIEDPGAAEINEPDAYALEEALQLREKHSGEVVALCAGPAAASQTIREALAKGADRAIHIEDEDLGRFDPLGVARLLAAAAETEKPDLVLTGLQSDDLGFGQTGVIAAELLGYSSATIVMQVEKTDTGIRVKRELEDGWFQYVSLPLPAVLTIQSGINKLRYATLMGIKKAKTKEVKRMAAAGLGADGDTLATLQRVYAPRKSKQTTMIDGSGREQAAKLAEILRREVRI; the protein is encoded by the coding sequence ATGAAGATACTCGTAGCGATCAAGCAGGTGCCGGCCCGCGATTCGCAACTCCGCGTGGCGGCGAGCGGCCGTTGGATCGAAGATCCCGGCGCGGCCGAGATCAACGAGCCCGATGCGTACGCGCTTGAAGAGGCGCTGCAATTGCGCGAGAAGCACAGCGGCGAGGTGGTGGCGCTCTGCGCGGGTCCGGCCGCCGCATCGCAAACCATCCGCGAGGCTCTGGCCAAGGGCGCGGACCGCGCCATCCATATCGAAGACGAAGACCTGGGCCGGTTCGATCCGCTGGGCGTGGCGCGACTGCTGGCCGCGGCGGCCGAAACCGAGAAGCCGGACCTGGTGCTCACCGGCCTCCAATCGGACGACTTGGGCTTCGGCCAAACCGGCGTGATAGCCGCGGAGCTACTCGGCTACTCAAGCGCGACGATCGTGATGCAGGTAGAGAAAACAGATACGGGCATTCGCGTGAAGCGCGAGCTCGAAGATGGCTGGTTCCAGTATGTGAGCCTCCCGCTGCCGGCCGTGCTCACGATTCAATCGGGCATCAACAAGCTACGGTACGCCACGCTCATGGGAATCAAGAAAGCGAAGACGAAGGAAGTAAAGCGGATGGCGGCCGCCGGCCTCGGCGCCGACGGCGATACCCTCGCCACGCTCCAGCGAGTCTACGCGCCCCGCAAATCGAAGCAGACCACGATGATCGACGGCTCCGGGCGCGAACAAGCCGCGAAGCTCGCTGAGATCCTGCGACGGGAGGTGCGGATCTGA
- a CDS encoding electron transfer flavoprotein subunit alpha/FixB family protein: MSVLVIYEKGRANSAETIVAAQQLGMPVSAASVGDAPELASMKLDKVYRVEHPLLDAYTADGYTAALAQLIARVKPEIVLLPHTYQVRDFAPRLATRLGRLLVSDVVAIRDEGAGRVFVRQLFQGKLNADYAVQGPAPHFASIQAGAWRADQLEPGSAPVETFTPDLDTEQIRATAEEPFRESQRAVDLTAANLIVSVGRGIREKENIAIVEELAQAMGAELAASRPICDAGWLPMERQVGSSGQTVSPKLYLAVGISGAIQHLVGMKGARTIVAINKDPDAPIFEIADYGVAGDLFEVVPALTEEIQKGK, translated from the coding sequence ATGAGCGTGCTTGTCATTTATGAGAAAGGCCGGGCGAATTCGGCCGAAACGATCGTTGCCGCCCAGCAGCTTGGAATGCCGGTGTCCGCGGCCTCGGTGGGCGACGCGCCTGAACTCGCGTCGATGAAGCTGGACAAGGTTTACCGCGTGGAGCACCCACTGCTCGACGCCTATACCGCGGACGGCTACACAGCGGCGCTCGCGCAGTTGATCGCGCGCGTCAAACCGGAAATCGTCCTGCTGCCCCATACCTACCAGGTGCGCGACTTCGCGCCGCGGCTGGCCACACGGCTGGGCCGCCTGCTCGTCAGCGACGTGGTGGCGATCCGCGATGAGGGCGCAGGGCGCGTTTTCGTGCGCCAGTTGTTCCAGGGCAAGCTGAACGCGGATTACGCCGTGCAAGGGCCCGCTCCTCATTTCGCCTCCATCCAGGCTGGCGCCTGGCGCGCCGACCAACTCGAGCCCGGCTCCGCCCCCGTGGAGACCTTCACGCCGGATCTCGACACGGAGCAGATCCGCGCCACTGCCGAAGAGCCGTTCCGCGAATCGCAGCGCGCCGTCGATCTCACCGCGGCGAACCTCATCGTTTCCGTCGGGCGCGGCATTAGGGAGAAGGAGAACATCGCGATCGTCGAGGAGCTGGCGCAGGCGATGGGCGCCGAACTGGCGGCGTCGCGGCCGATCTGCGATGCCGGCTGGCTGCCTATGGAGCGCCAGGTGGGGTCCTCGGGACAGACGGTTTCGCCGAAGCTCTATCTCGCCGTCGGGATCTCCGGCGCCATCCAGCACCTCGTTGGAATGAAGGGCGCTCGTACCATCGTGGCCATCAACAAGGATCCCGATGCCCCGATCTTCGAAATCGCCGACTACGGCGTCGCCGGCGACCTGTTCGAAGTCGTGCCGGCGCTGACTGAGGAAATCCAGAAGGGCAAATGA